In the Octadecabacter sp. SW4 genome, one interval contains:
- the ubiE gene encoding bifunctional demethylmenaquinone methyltransferase/2-methoxy-6-polyprenyl-1,4-benzoquinol methylase UbiE, with the protein MSDKTQATTHFGFETVAESEKAGRVQGVFTSVAGKYDVMNDAMSLGIHRIWKDAMMDWLAPHAGQRLLDVAGGTGDISFRFLQRAGSGHATVLDLTESMLIEGRKRAEATDMAASLDWTVGDAMALPFDDNTFDVYTISFGIRNVTRPQDALNEAFRVLKPGGRLMVLEFSQIPNDMLQKVYDLYSFNVIPPLGKAITGDRDSYQYLVESIRKFPDQETFLGMLRAAGFENAKYRNLSMGIAALHSGWKL; encoded by the coding sequence ATGAGCGACAAAACCCAGGCGACCACCCATTTCGGTTTTGAAACCGTTGCCGAAAGCGAAAAGGCTGGCCGCGTGCAGGGTGTGTTCACGTCTGTGGCCGGCAAGTATGACGTGATGAACGACGCGATGAGCCTTGGTATCCACCGTATCTGGAAAGATGCGATGATGGATTGGCTTGCGCCGCACGCGGGCCAACGGCTGCTGGATGTTGCGGGCGGCACGGGAGATATTTCGTTCCGGTTTCTGCAACGCGCCGGATCGGGCCACGCGACCGTGCTGGACCTGACAGAAAGCATGTTGATCGAAGGGCGCAAGCGCGCCGAGGCCACCGATATGGCCGCGAGCCTTGACTGGACCGTGGGCGATGCGATGGCGCTGCCTTTCGACGACAACACCTTTGACGTTTACACGATCAGCTTTGGCATTCGCAATGTGACCCGCCCGCAAGACGCGCTGAATGAGGCGTTTCGCGTTCTAAAACCCGGTGGCCGCTTGATGGTGCTGGAATTCAGCCAGATCCCCAATGACATGTTGCAAAAGGTCTATGACCTGTATTCGTTCAACGTGATTCCGCCGCTGGGCAAGGCGATCACCGGGGATCGGGACAGTTACCAGTATCTGGTCGAGTCAATCCGCAAGTTTCCTGATCAGGAAACGTTCCTCGGGATGCTGCGCGCCGCCGGATTTGAAAACGCCAAGTATCGCAATCTGTCGATGGGAATCGCGGCGCTGCATTCCGG